A single window of Larimichthys crocea isolate SSNF chromosome XII, L_crocea_2.0, whole genome shotgun sequence DNA harbors:
- the fbxo36b gene encoding F-box only protein 36b encodes MASLLTDPLFEISGVGPPPDKSFYYFAVTKSDVIWRWWTISLRAVDRYSRPGELKESHQDFLDDSALQSKVRMVFSRQNLQYTKALCQGHYDYLEHLSDPLLLRIINYLELEDVGQLGRTSRRFRQLCGSEEFWEQAVRRRCNTVSAEVASLALEVGWRSIFFTSKLQLQKLISRRRLKPEEQQEEQVSDTDTKAEKSPNESSDSDQTSGSEEESHPGIIPELSLGTETGTGFDAKSCCDVDPGRNPEPEAGSDFSMPGSGQWLEENCLVETPVQNSALSNSRGDYSEQKSDKMQS; translated from the exons ATGGCGTCCCTGCTAACAGACCCGCTGTTTGAAATCTCTGGAGTTGGTCCTCCGCCCGATaagagtttttattattttgctgtCACCAAGTCAGAT GTGATTTGGAGATGGTGGACGATTTCCCTGAGAGCTGTAGACAGGTACTCCAGGCCCGGGGAGCTGAAGGAGTCTCACCAGGACTTCTTGGATGACAGTGCCCTGCAGA GTAAGGTCCGTATGGTTTTCAGTCGTCAAAACTTGCAGTACACCAAGGCTTTGTGCCAAGGCCATTATGATTATCTGGAGCACCTGTCAGACCCCTTACTTCTGCGGATAATAAATTATCTTGAACTAGAGGATGTGGGTCAGCTCGGACGAACGTCACGCAGGTTCAGGCAG CTATGTGGGTCAGAGGAGTTTTGGGAGCAGGCAGTGCGCCGGCGCTGCAACACAGTTTCAGCTGAGGTGGCATCCCTGGCGCTCGAGGTGGGCTGGCGCAGCATCTTCTTCACCAGCAAGCTACAGCTGCAGAAGCTGATCAGCCGCAGAAGGCTGAAGCCGGAGGAGCAACAGGAAGAACAGGTCTCTGACACAGATACAAAGGCTGAGAAGTCTCCCAATGAGAGCTCAGATTCAGACCAGACTTCCGGTTCTGAAGAGGAATCTCACCCTGGCATTATCCCAGAGCTAAGCCTTGGCACTGAAACTGGTACTGGCTTTGATGCCAAGTCTTGCTGTGATGTTGACCCCGGCCGTAACCCTGAGCCAGAGGCTGGCTCTGATTTCAGCATGCCCGGGTCTGGTCAGTGGTTGGAGGAAAACTGTTTGGTGGAAACGCCGGTGCAGAACAGTGCACTAAGCAACAGTAGAGGAGACTACAGTGAACAAAAATCAGACAAGATGCAGAGTTAA